In Raphanus sativus cultivar WK10039 unplaced genomic scaffold, ASM80110v3 Scaffold0051, whole genome shotgun sequence, the DNA window ttatatgcagcatatagatgcttggatgaatgtgctgaggcagaggtataaggagaacccacaatgtttccggagcgagcgaatgtgcttcctggatcacaactttacccagtcttggagagaacagtatctgttcttcaaagcatcgtcgtctgatcacaatggtttaggaaaaatgctacctagtggggcggcgagtttgtatgacggatcaatgccttcattttgccaatcaaacaagaagtggggggaggacattgatgatatctatgcgccactgaacttggacaacaaacattgggtggctatttggatatcgatccctaagaggcacatagtcgtctgggacagcataccttcaactaccataccagaaagatgggatgagataatggagccttttctcgagatggtcccttatctgattgtggagtgcggagaccagatgcatgggttggagcgatacacatatgagagactgctgaaagatgtacccacggccaacaatggtgattgtggcgtgtacgctgcaaagtacattgaatgtcatgctcttggggtcccctttagccctaaagactttgctaggtccaatgcgaagactatgagggataatatggctttggttatatggacggagcttgttgatcagcatctgaaagataatgaggatggtggtatgtttgtgggcatgtatgattagatacacaaatctaacttgtatagattttttaacttgtatagattttttaacttgtatagatacacaaatcaatttgtatatttgaactatttgtatacacaaatctatttgtatattgaactatttgtttacacaaatctatttgtatgtttgtgagcatgatgatttatttgattttctaacttgtatagattttctaacttacaaataagtcgtctggaaggttttccagctggacgacttacaaataagtcgtctggaaggttttccagctggacgacttacaaataagtcgtctggaaggttttccagctggacgacttacaaataagtcgtctggaaggtttggacgacttacaaataaggtagtctaaaaataaaatacactggacgacttcgtaaaaggtcgtctaaaaaaagttacacttgaagggatagtagaaggtagtctaaacactggacgacttaaatacactggacgacttcgtaaaaggtcgtctaaaaaaaatacacttgaagggatagtagaaggtagtctaaacactggacgacttaaatacactggacgacttcgtaaaaggtcgtctaaaaaaatacacttgaagggatagtagaaggtagtctaatacactggacgacttcgtagaaggtagacgaaacacgggacgacttagaaattagtcgtctggacgggtaatcaagactggacgacttaaatttaggtcgtctggacaactagtcaactggttgtgtacattgtggtttcgtatggccagtttccttgcagtttgagcatctccgtgccctgtgtttcttcctgggtttgtgtcctctcatcctagatagctccaaccaagattgccatcttgatttcttctgtctccccggaccacgcattaattttatgcttaattaatgtaCTCATACACAAACATAAATAGTTTTAGTGTAACTATGCTATATAAAAAAGAGTAAGTcgttcgtgacaaaaaaaaacgaataagTCGTTACAGAAATCGAAATATTTATTTCATCGCTCCAAAAAATTGTCCCGGGGACTTAAAACATTTTTGAGCTGCCACTAGATTCtatcttaataaaaaaaaattcatcaatcGTAAATAGTCTATTATAAGAAAAATTCGCCACTATCTTGAAATAAAAAGGACTCCACTATCAAACTCTGGAGAGCTCGGACAAGACTGAGTCGAGCCTCGAGGAACTATCTCTGATTTTCCAAGTATAACTCTAGAAAGCAGCAAGAATCTCATCCCATCTTCTGATTCAGCAGCTGAGTCCTTCAAACTAAAAATCAAGAAACACAAACAGCTAGTAAGACCACTGAAGAGACACACTTTGTTTTCTGTACTGTAGCATCGGAATAAAAGCTTGAGAGTTTTGTAGTTTATACCTTGGGTTAAGAGAATGAGAGCTATGGTTGTGATATCATTTTCAAGATTCAaagaggattttttttttttggtttggataATAAAGCTATCGACTGAGGTATAGCATTTGGTAGTTTAgtgtcttctttttttctatCTTAATAAAAGTATTGAAATCCAGATTCAAAGATTACAAAAGACAACTTTCAACAAACCCAAATTCAAAGATTACAAAAAGACAATATGGAATCAAGCATTCTCTTGAAgacaaatcataaataaaaataacaactgaAATTGCATAGGATAAGTTTTCATACGAAGTTGATATTGTAATAATTCTTcttaataaaatgatattgtAATAACTTAAGAGTATAGACGCCGATGAACCCATCCAAAATCTttaatttaaccaaaaaaaaatcagaactctaagtatatactatactatattttgATCCGTTCGACCGAGTGGatgtcaatttttattttatctttatttgtactagatgttatacatgatttgcAATGTGTGtactaatataacattttgagaaataacgatgtgtttaattacattgaatatttttttttgcgtCTACGGTTAATTTGATAACTGATATTTATTggacatcatataaacaaatccaaaatttgtgtaattatatttatgtataagatatatagaaaataaattttctaaattaaaagtaagaaaaacaGATAAATATTACTTAGTatggtattaaaaattgatacattagttataacatttgtaagaaaataaaaatattgtaggtAATTTATTCTAGataatatttgatttgtatAGTTATATCCATAGTTTCAAAATAGAGAAAGTGTAtgtattgtaaaaatattttataaatcaggTTAGGAAAGATCATAACTGCATTGGCTGATTGTACATGTCATTTTAATTGATTCATGAgtataatgtttaattttaattgctTCTTGATTAACTTTCTAAACACTATTGTTATACTAAAGATTATGAAAATACTGAATATATAGATTTAAACTTGGTTagcaaaattttcaaaaaagtttagattttttttgaaaattttaactaGCTAAAATAGTTAGTAACGTGATCTGAAATATGTTAGAGCAATGGTTGAAGAATTTTCTAGCTAAGCTTCATAGCTTTTTGGCCTCAAGAGCAAAAAGATGAAGATGGCTTTTTCCGAAAATAGTACAACTCATATAACTAGTGTAACTTGTAAACACATCTATAAGATATAACTGATTAAATATGACTATTGATTGATCGATTTGATATAAAGAAGAGAAAATTAGTTGATggttgaagattttttttgacttttcttTATGGTGAAAGAACTATTAGTGGAGAAAAGggggaagaagaggaagacgattGAGTCGGGTTTCAGATCTGAATCCAGGTTTAGCTTTGGTTTCGggagcaaaaaaaataaaatgcattttttcataaattgtacaactagtacaactaataacccctaaaacataaatttattagattttataattagtaCAACTAATATAACCTATCACAATGTGaaagataatattatattttaaagaaaaaataagtataatattatagaaaattaacTAATCACAACATATTACAAGTTTAACCACCCAACGAATAATAGTTATTGGTGGCTGAGATTTACAAACACTATTTATAGATTTGGTGGCTAGGGTTTAAAGTCGAGGTTTTGTGGCTATGGGATGCCTTTGTGGGTGGTCTTGACGAATCAACGAATGAACCTGTAGTCTGATCATGGACACGTCAGCTTCGGTAAAGTTCTGTTCAGATTTGTCCGCCACAGTTATCTTTCGGAGTTTTCTATCTTTCGAGTGGGAAGTTTTGTTTTCCTTGTCATCTGTACAATTAAATAACcaatataactaataaaattatatacttagttcaaatatacaagtACAACTATCACAAATAACCAAGATAActaataaaattgtatacttAGTTCAAATGTACAAGTACAACTATCACAACTAGTATAGctgtataattatataactaCTACAACCGGTACAACcgtataaataatataatggaTACAATTTGtacaattaataaaattaatttttaatactaaataattaaataaatctgGGCCGGGTTTTAGATACATGGGTTTGGATTGTAGGGACATTTTGCTTATTTtccatattaaatttaaatcaaaaagaaattgaaataaaaagaaGTTTGTAATAGATTTTTTATACCCAAGTGGGTCATATGATAGCATTTGATCCTCCAATATCCTTGTTCTTGTCTTTGTCTGCACGTGCCAGACAATAAAAGTATCCAACAAA includes these proteins:
- the LOC130500865 gene encoding uncharacterized protein LOC130500865 isoform X1, whose translation is MKELADWLKTDPDYFTKEEDKPRTSPTWWYQKLRTSKAWLEDVHIDAWMNVLRQRYKENPQCFRSERMCFLDHNFTQSWREQYLFFKASSSDHNGLGKMLPSGAASLYDGSMPSFCQSNKKWGEDIDDIYAPLNLDNKHWVAIWISIPKRHIVVWDSIPSTTIPERWDEIMEPFLEMVPYLIVECGDQMHGLERYTYERLLKDVPTANNGDCGVYAAKYIECHALGVPFSPKDFARSNAKTMRDNMALVIWTELVDQHLKDNEDGGMFVGMYD
- the LOC130500865 gene encoding uncharacterized protein LOC130500865 isoform X2, whose protein sequence is MQHIDAWMNVLRQRYKENPQCFRSERMCFLDHNFTQSWREQYLFFKASSSDHNGLGKMLPSGAASLYDGSMPSFCQSNKKWGEDIDDIYAPLNLDNKHWVAIWISIPKRHIVVWDSIPSTTIPERWDEIMEPFLEMVPYLIVECGDQMHGLERYTYERLLKDVPTANNGDCGVYAAKYIECHALGVPFSPKDFARSNAKTMRDNMALVIWTELVDQHLKDNEDGGMFVGMYD